From the genome of Pseudomonadota bacterium:
ATATCCTTGAGATACAGTTGCGGTTTTTTGGCAGTCAATAACAGATCTAAAATTGCAGCTTTGAGTTCCTCGTTAATATTATCAGCCATGACATAACTCCCTTAGTAAAGGTTTACTTAATATGGCTTGTGTATTTAAACTGGGTGGTGGTCCGCCAGGTATCATATGCCAGACGGTAATCATCAATGCTCTTATCAGTGAACGGAATGTTGCACTTTTCAAAGAACTTCTCCCAGCCAATTCTCTCAGCCCATTCACCAACACGCTCATACTTTTTAGCATCTTTAGCATATGTTTCGAGAATGTTCTTTACTGCAGCAACAGTCTCTGGCCAACGAGGCGGGGTGTTGGGCAAAAACGGAATAACCATTTTGGAGAATTTTGGAGTTGATCTGGAGTTGGAGATTTTGCCACCAACCAGGATTGCAATTCCGTCACCGTCTGGATCTGCCAGAGGCATAGCCGGACACATGGTATAACAGTTACCGCAGAACATGCAGCGATCATTATTAACAGCTACGGATTTTACTTCCTCACCCTTGCTGTTGATGCCCTTGGCAGGTTTAACCGCTCCAAGAGGACAAGCAGAGATTGCCAGGGGCAACTCGCAGACTGCTGTAATGGTATCGTGATCAATCATCGGCGGCTTACGATGAACACCGAGGATAGCGATATCAGAACAATGCACCGCACCACACATATTCAGACAGCAGGCAAGAGCAACACGAACCTGCGCCGGCAGTTTCATGCTGGTGAAATAATCAAACAGTTCATCCATAACAGCTTTAACAACACCTGAAGCGTCGGTTGCAGGGGTATGGCAATGTACCCAACCCTGGGTATGAACGATATTGGTTACACCGGCACCGGTGCCGCCGACTGGCATACTGCCATGTTTGGCGCAAGCATCAAGCAGAGGCTTAACCTTGGCAGCACTGTCAACCATGAATTCCACGTTGTTCCTGGTGGTGTAACGCATGACGCCGTCA
Proteins encoded in this window:
- the dsrB gene encoding dissimilatory-type sulfite reductase subunit beta, encoding MGYDPENPMKDRITDIGPQHYAQYFPPVIKKNFGKWLYHEIIQPGVLKHVSETGDECYTVRVGCARLISVMMIRDYCDIADKHADGVMRYTTRNNVEFMVDSAAKVKPLLDACAKHGSMPVGGTGAGVTNIVHTQGWVHCHTPATDASGVVKAVMDELFDYFTSMKLPAQVRVALACCLNMCGAVHCSDIAILGVHRKPPMIDHDTITAVCELPLAISACPLGAVKPAKGINSKGEEVKSVAVNNDRCMFCGNCYTMCPAMPLADPDGDGIAILVGGKISNSRSTPKFSKMVIPFLPNTPPRWPETVAAVKNILETYAKDAKKYERVGEWAERIGWEKFFEKCNIPFTDKSIDDYRLAYDTWRTTTQFKYTSHIK